The following nucleotide sequence is from Vicia villosa cultivar HV-30 ecotype Madison, WI unplaced genomic scaffold, Vvil1.0 ctg.000397F_1_1, whole genome shotgun sequence.
TTTAGGTTTATACATAGTTTACAACCTTtatatagaaacaaacataggtggataccatcgagtacgatgggcgtgagggatgctagtaccttccccttgcgtaactgactcccgtacctagattctctggtcgtaagaccttgttATTATTCTTTGCTAGGTtttttgatattcctttcccttatgggataaatatattagttgcgcctctgttcatttttcgcgagcgtgtgaCAATGGTATAAAATgcattgtattgtttatattgtgGTGTGACATAATCGTAAATGCATTGTTGTTCCTCGTTATATTGTGTGATGATGATTATGTGAATGATGAAGCAATTGACTACCGCGGTCGAAATATATATGACGTTATTATGCATAATGCATCCATAGCATTTTTGGATGGTGACGCGCTTGTGATGTACCTCAATCTGATTGTGCGGATTAAGTGTGTTTGTTATGTGCTCCAATTCCAAGAGGGAATCGATCCTATGAAGAGGAACTTTGGAGGGTGATGAATCAGGTGTTcataattttggtaccacatacatTGAGTCGGTGTTGTTGTATTTACATCCTGTGTGACCTTGCATGAATTTTTTTGATGAGTTGTGATGAGACGGTAATTGTGAACTATgagatattatgatgttttgacaATAAAAGATGTCTATGTGCTACTATGATGTATCGGTGAGTATGACGCATTAAAGAATGATGTGTGTTATTATAAGATGATGTTGGTTGTAATTAATAATCTTTTCCTTATATCTTTTGTAATAAAGTGTGATTGCTCGCCCTTTTTGTTTAAATGTTGCCTCCACATGGATAACGCGCAGGTGACTAGAAGTAGTTCGTAGAAGCTTTAAGGATAGCTTAGAAGTGTGTTATTTTATTCTGTTAATTAaaggtgtcttgctctgatatgtaacattggGTTGGGAATTCTATAGTTTGCAAATGACTATGTTTTTATGATGTTGCCATACTCTATGACGGTCTTTGATTGTTAAGACAATTTTAATACTTAATGACAGTATAACATGAGTTTTGAGAATTTAATCAAGATGACTTGAAGTTGATTCCGTTGCGATAATTTTTGGTTGAATTATTATTAGATGTATTATTTTAATTGATGTAACCCGTGTTACGAAGCAGACTCGTTGTTATGAAGTTTTTATGAGAAGTGTGACACCCTTGTGCGGTgcatttgtttgatttattttattaaattatatgtgaaatatttttatatttataagggTGTTACACAAGACATTCCAAAAACCAGTTAATCAGGGGCAATACACTTCAGAATTCTAAACACTAGGGTGGTCGTCTCAAGATCACCAAATTTCCTGTCAAGACGGAATTCCTCAAAATCCTAAAAGGTTTGGCCATGAAAAGAGTCAATTTTATTCGTATCTCCAAAGCTTATGAAGTAAACCATGTCATACCTCGATAATATCTGATTCTGAAATAAGTGTCGGGAAATTACGCTTGCACAACATcctaccaaaggaaccttcaacataagccaaagcttcacaAAAAAATACCCACCATAGAGGCACCTACCCAATCACACCGATTATTACTCGCAATCATATATGCATTATCATGCATCctcatcatgcataaatcatgtcGCTGCATTCTAGCGTCGTATCATGCATATTCGTATATCATATTCCCTTAGTAGAAAACCATATTCGAACAAACCTTACAAAATGAAAACTTCGCCTCGTTCGACACCTTAATCCAGATCCAGCCTCGTTTGGCACCTTAAACATATTCGGCTTTGTCCTCCATTCAAATAGAGAATTTCGCCTCGTTCGACATCTCCCTGAACCTAGCCTCGTCTGACTCTCTTTGAAATCCAGCTTGTCTGGCACCTTAATAAAAAAATCCCGCCTCGCCTGGCACcttaataaaaaatccatccttGTCTGACACCTTAAACGAAAACCCAACATAGTCTGGCACTTTCTAAAAGCCCAGCCTCGTCCGACACTCTTTAGAACCTCATCTCATACGACACCTAAAAAATCCTAACCTCGTCCGACATCCTTCAAAACCCCGTCTCGTCCAGCATATCCAAGAGTATTTTACCTCGTCTGATAACCCTACAAAAAAACCTAAACCCAGCTTCCCATGgaattttcaataaataaaagcctaaacttaCACAGCCTGACCATCCCATCTCATGCATCATTCCCTACATACATAAAACATATCTTCCAAAACTCATATGTGTTGATCTCTAGTTTTACAACACTCGTATATGTTAATCCTTATCTTTACAACACTCATTCATGATGACCTCATCTTTTCAACACTTGTCCTTATTGATCTTATCTTTTCAACACTCATTTGTGTTGACCTCATCTTTCTAACACGCTTCCATGTTGACCTTATCTTTCTAACACTCGTCCATGTTGACCTTATCTTTCCAACACTTGTCTGTGTTGACCTTATCTTTCCCACACTCTTCTATGTTGACCTTATCTTTCCAACAGTCGCCCGTGTTGATCTCATCTTtccaacactcgtctgtgtcgaCCCTTACTTCCCAACACTCGTACGTGTTGACTTTATCTTTCtaacactcgtctgtgttgaCTTTACCTTATCGAAACTCGTCCATGTTGACCTTTATCTATCAAACACTCGTCTATGTTGACCCTTACTTCCCAAACTCGTCTGTGTTGATCTTTACTTTATGACACTCGTCCATGTCGATCTTTACTTTCCAACACTCGTACATGTTCACGCTTACTTCCCAACACTCGTCCATGTTGATCGCATCTTTCTAACACTCGTTCGTGTTGATCTTTACTTTTTTACAATGGTTCGTGTCGATCTCATGTTAGCTCCACCTTTCAAACAAATTGTTCATCAACCTATCTTCCCAACATTCATCTGTGTTAACCATTTTCTTTCCCGCACTCGTCCATGTTGATATTGATCCTTCCTAATCCACTTGATATCTTAAAATCTATTGGTCCATTGCATTTCCCTAATGAATCTTCCCTTTGGAATTCCTTGAAAAAATCATATCATTAATCCCCACTGAGTTTACTTTCTATTTTCATATCCCCAAAAGAATAAATTTGCAATAAGTACATTTTTTGCATTGCATTACACTTCTACCCAAGGGACAAAATTTGGGTCctttattttgtatttaattaTCTTCCACCACTAATATCATAAAGACTTAGGTCATTCATGTTACCTGGctaaaagataattaaataggggcaattTTCTCCAGTTGCCCCCAGTAGAGTTCCCAAGTGTCGTGGTGTGAACATACTCAATCACAACACTCGAAATACAAACAAAGTTGCCCCTAAACTTTATTTGttccaaaaggaaaagaaatataTCGATAAACCcgcgaaagaaaataaaaatggtcATCTCAACCCTAAGCGAGTTCAAAAGACGATTATGCAAGTGGAAGGTATTAGTATCTCTCCCATACGTTGTACTCAAAGAGACCCATTTACTTAGTTTTGTGAAATATTTTTAGCTTATGTTACTTGCGATCTTCTACTTATTATGGGAgaaataaatgaattttttttggtattttattaatgGGCTCGACAAGATTTCGCAATCCTGTGCTTACGTATCCTCATAATGCAATGAGAAAATTAGAGCTTCGTAGTTCGTGGGAGAACTTAAAGATTTTCGGTTTGGGCTACGCAGAAGAGTGTCTACTTCAACACGAACGAGAGTTGAAGAAAGAAAATGTTGTAGTTTGTTCAAGTCAACATGGACGAGTGTTGGGAAAAAAAGTAAAAGATATTGTCTAACGAGACTTTGGATCTCGATCCTACGTATAATGAGGAACTCAAGACATACGTAGTTCTTCAGAAATATGCTAAGTTGGGTTAGGTTTGAAAAATGTCTTGATAATAATCACgtgttttggatttttgaaaataattttgtttggttTTAAAAGTTACACGTGGACAAAAAAAGTAAAATGACGATCACACGTAGGCGAGGAAGAGTTGATTGGTTGATTGATTGTTTTTAAGTGAACGATCACACTTAGGCGAGAAAATGAAAGTTGATTGATGATGCATTTAAAATTGAATTATGGAAAAGGCTTAGCGTTGGACCATGGATTGAAAACTTGAAAatgaatatgatttgaaaagtttgaattaAAGTGAGTAAACAATGAGTTCCGTTAAATATGATATTatacaatggttcaaattaagtGAAAAGAAAATTTAAGatattaatcaaatttttttttgataattttgaaAAGGGTTCATTTTAGTTGGTTTTGGTTTTTTACTAATTAAGAAAAGCAAAATAAACATTCATAGCAAATACCCACACCCcaaccaaaattcaaaatctcTATCCACTATTTTTGTATCGGTTACATTGCGAGATTATAAGaataggcagaaaaataaaatacaaataagaGAATGGGGATACATTCAAAATAATAATGGATATTAAATGAAAAtgcaaaaaataaagtaaataaaacataaaataaataattagagaGAAGAGGATTTACTATAAATAATTAAGGTGAGtataaatgatatgaaatcaataataaaataagattGATGCCTTTAATAATATACAAATGTAAAAATAggacaaaaacataaaagaaatagtaaaaacaagataaatactaaaaaattaattacttgaaattaaaaataaaaatatgttttggattttttaatatattagaaGATTAAATTTTAATTGGTGcacaaaaaataaaatcgaaatcagaaaatgaattagaaacatgaagaataaaaaaaataaatgaaaaacaaGTTAGACCATTATATTAAGATGAATCAAATCAATCGACCTTAAACAGACAAGCCTAGGCTAGCTCACGTTGGCTGGAGCACATGAGATTCGTGTGAGAGTGGTTGTGCCACCTTGCCCTTTGCAAGAAGAGTAGATATGATGCATGGCCTGTTAGAAAATGCTTCAAAGTCAAACGGATCCAGGCTGGAATCGTGAACGGATCACTtttcttatagtatttcaagcactctcgaatgtcttagagtttcgatgcaggaatacccaggataattcagccttatcgagtttgcgcaagaccggcgaaaactcgaatgcaaCGAAGTGTGCTCTGGAATTATTAAGAGGGATTTCGGTTTTTGTGATGTGTTTTCTGAATCCGGAATCATCCTTTTATATGTCATGTTAATATTGTTTCAAAGATAGCGACCCTTGATGAAacgatatatttttaaaagttatgACTATTAGCACTTACACTGGTTCATGCACCATTTGCATGGTTTCACTTCTGCAGTATTTCGTGAACAGTTGCCAACTTtccgaattcaaaattcaaatcacggaCACTAAGAAAAATGTAACAACCGGCCAAAGGCCGACCGTCTCCCGCCAGAGCCTCCTCATTAACGTcgcgaatagcccgatcgctTCGATGCGACTTtcctaagtgctcaagtgccaTCTACAAGCcaccactagcgcctctacgcccacgttCCCAGACCCGGAGTCGGAGCCGAAGTCGTTGTCGCCGGTGGCGACATCggcgagtggttgtaggattgagacaagtggcataatgcttgggaccaccacatttgtcaatgtggcactttatccttttttttccttttgttgagttaattgTATTAACTCTTTATAAAGACTTTCAAAGTGAGTGAGTCTTTCAATGTGAgactttattacatgcatttattagAATTTACTCACTTTCACTATTatgtcattttagaacacaacTTGTAATGTTCATTGAATAAACTACAataatcccccacttgttctaataatccaATTCCAGAAAATAGAAGATAAAAGTGTTAATATAGTTAGGTATCTTTcaatttgaacttaaccttagtaaagacaacgcaaagcctaatcggaacgttaggtagctatgATTTGAACCATTATCCCATGTGATTAGATCAGCATTGTTATACACACACTTTTAGAGTTTATTCGCCTACATATCTtgcctagcactatttatggccatgtgcttttcctgttttcatgaatttttcatgagaaaaACTCCAACTCTTACTTTGAGAcgacaccatctcgaaattcatataggtgaagtttcatttgtatctcttcagatacatatcctcgatatagaacttcattaagagtttctttaAAAATCAACCCTCAATTTCTAATAGTCAACATCGTCATGGAATGTTGCACCAAATTCTAAATCAAcaacttgttgttacccattgaatcttaggctaagatgtattaacttcataTTGGGTTGATATCATTGTTGAAACCCTTATTTATGGAGTTTTAAACCCATACCTTTAGAGGTAGACTTTACTAAATCTTTGGTCAGTGGTTTAGTAAAAGGATCAGCCAAATTATAGcttgtttgtatatatgtcagtgaaatgattccatcctttatcatttttaTCACAAGAGAGTGTCTAAGAACTatgtgtctagactttccattataTACTTCACTGAATGCTCTAGCCAGGGTGGCTTGACTATCACAATGTATCAACACTTTTGAGACATCATCTTTAGCTAATGGGACATCCAATAAGAGATCTCTCAACCACTCTGCTTCTTGTCCAGTTGACGCAAGAGTCACAAACTCTGACTCCATGGTTGAGAGAGTAATGCACATTTGTTTCTTACTCTTCCAAGAGATCGCACCTCCAGCTAATGTGAATATCCACCCAATTTtagatttataatctccaacgcttgatatccaacttgcgttggtatatccttctagtatggcaGGAAACTTACCATAATGAAGGCCAAGACTTTTAGTCTTTAACAAATATCCAAAAATCCTTGTTATCGCCTTCCAATGTTCATCATTTGGATTTCTAGTAAATGTATTCATTTTACTAACCGCAAATGCTATGTCTGgtctagtacattgcattaagtacattagACATCCAATTGCACTTGCATAATCCAATTGTGCCATGGATCTATCATtgttcttttgaagtttgacacTAGGATCGAACGGAGTGTTTACTTCCTTAAAGTTAAGGTGTTTGAACTTTTCCaacattttttcaatataatgtgtttgattaagttcataacccccgtTATTTCGTTTTACTTTGATCCCTAGTATAGTGTCAActaatccaagatctttcatcttgaatgtggaagttagaaaaccttttatttctaaaattccattcatttcattgctaataatcaacatgtcatcaacatatagacatagaAATATTATAGCATTTCCACACACTTTTGTGTACAAGCATTTGTCACAAGAGTTTGGAATGAACCCATTTGAAAGTATGGCAATGTCAAATTTTTtatgccattgttttggtgcttgttttaaaccgtataaagatttgacaagtttacataccttttgttcattttcatGAAGTATGTAGCCTTCAGGTTGCTCCATATAGATTTCCTCGTCGAGATCGCCATTTAGGAATGCTGTTTTAACGTCCATTTGATGTACAATAAGGTTGTTCAAGGAAGCTAGTGCAAACAATATTCTAATCGTCGTAGTTTTTGCTACTGGTGCATATGTATcaaaataatcaataccttccttttgtctaaatATTTTTGCAACTAGTCTGGCCCTGTAGGTGTTTAATGTACCATTGTTGTGATACTTCTTCCTAAACACTCATTTGCATCCAATGGGTCTTGATCCCTTTGGAAGATCAACTAGTTCCCAAGTATGGTttgacataattgaatccatttcatcttggatagcaTCCTTCCAAAAAGAAGCGTCTCTAGAATTCATTCCTTCTTTATATGTTTTAGGATCATCTTCAGTTTGAAGAATAATATGAATTTTATGAACATCATTCTTGTTATTTCCTTCAACTAGATAAACGAAAATAAGTTGAGAATCGATTTAATCTGGTCCTAGAACCTTATTCCTACATGCCCTTTTGCTTCTTCTTGGTTCGGgttgtgtttcaacaatccgcGTCGAATCATTTTCACAAAACTCTTTGATCGTGGGATTCTCTGGTTCCTTATTCTTTGTGATAAGATTTTCGAAGAATTCCACATCTCTAGATTCGAAAATTACATTATACtctaaatttaaaagtctatatgctttgctattttgtgcatatcctaTGAAGGAACATCTGATCCCTCGAGGACTTAATTTTGTTCTTTTGGGACCCATATTTTTGTAATATGCCACACACCCCCACACTCTAAAATAATCAATATTTGGTGATCttcctttccatttttcatatggagaaattccagttgtttttaatggaattctattcattatgtgacatgcggataataatgcttcactccacaaattaaatggcaactctgaatgcattaacatagcattcatcatttcttgatatgttctattttttcttttggccatgccattttgttgtggtgtgcgAGGCGTAGAACATTCATGTATTATGCCATATTCTTCACAATATGCATCAAATTCTGCCGAGAAGTATTCACCACCTCTATCACTTCTAAGTACGTTTATGGTAGTACTTAATTGATTTTTGACTTTCGCTTTATAAGTTTTAAAAGCATTAAAGGCAtcatctttatgctttaagagGTATACATGTGTGAACCTAGAACAATCATCGATAAATGTTATAAAATAACAATTTCCCCCACGGGTCAATATTCCATTGAATTCACACAAGTCAGAGTGCACAAGATcaaaaacatttatttttctttcaacacttttgaaaggtttcttaatcattttAGACTTAACACATATTTTGCATTTTCCGAAATCATGAATGTTACATGATATCAACCCAGATTTAATTAGTCCATTCATAGTACTAATATCAATACGTGCTAATCTAGAGTGCCATAATGAAATGGATTCaagcatataagcagaattagaaatttcattaataatattgttGGTAGTACAAAGTTTGATCATTCCTtcagcggaatatccttttcctACAAATATACCATTACGGGTCAATATTAACTTGCCCGATTCATATACAGATTTAATGCCCGGTTTTCCCAACAAGTCCCCACTAACAAGGTTTCTATTCATGTCGGGAACATGAAGAACATTGACAAGAGTGACTTTCTTTCTATAGGTGAAGTTGAGTTAGACGGATCCTGTTCCAACGACTCTTGATCGCACTTCATTTCCCATTTTCACTTCCTGTCCATCATTGACTTTGGTATaggttttgaatgccgctttatcATAAGATACATGTACAGTTGCACATGTGTCATACCACCATCCTTGGACTTTTCCTTTGATGGCCATAATTTCACTTACAGTAGCGATTATGTCGTCATTGACATGAACAACATTAACCTCAGTTTTGGGCTTGTTGTGCCTGCAATCTCGAGCATAATGTCCAGGTTTGCCACATGCATAACATCCATTTTTTGTATCTTTTTATCCGCAGAGTTTTTGAACCTGTTAAAATCTTTCTTTGGACCAAGATAGTTTTTTGTGCCATCATAttttttctttccctttgcagCAACAGTATTTTCCTTTGCAAATCCAGCGGACTCGGTCTTTTCACGATCCTTCGTTTCTTCCTCGATTCGAAGGTGTTTATGAAGTTTCTCCAATGAGAGATCCTCAGAACTATGCATCAATTTCTTTCTGTATACTTTCCATGAAGGTGGCAATTTTGATATGATTGCACCAACTTGAAAAGCTTCAGGAACATCAATTTTTACGGCCTTTATTTTATTCACGAGAACCTGTAACTCGTGTACTTGTGCAAGAATAGGCTTGGAATCCAACATTTTAAAGTCAAAGTATTTAGATATTAAGAACTTTTTcgtaccttcttcttcggccttaaatttgaattcaagtgcTTTCCAGATTTCCTTTGCAGATGCGGTATCAGTGTAGAGATCATAGAGACGATCGGACAATGTGTTCAGAATATGTCCACGACATAACAATTCATCTTCCTTACGTTTCTTTCTCTCCTTTTTGATTTCATCGGTGTCATTCGCAGTTGGTTGTGGAATTTCCTCCAAGTCAGGATCCAAGACATATTGAATTTTCAGAGTAGTTAGGAGAAAAGTCATTTTGTCTTGCCAACAGGTAAAGTTTGTTCCATCAAAACGATCTAGTTTCACAAGGTCCTGGTTCATGATTTTGATGCTTGAAACAGAAGCGTCAGTGGCCATGGTTTGATATActttaagattgttagaaattTTATGTTTCAATCGAGAGGACCGAGGCTGAAATCGTGaatggaatcactttccttaaagtatttcaagcactctcgaaCGTGTTAGAGTTTCGATGCAgaaatacccaggataattcagccttatcgagtttgcgcaagaccagCGAAAACTCGAATGCAGTGAAGAACGATCTGGAATTATTCAGAGGATTTTCGGATTTTGTGATGTGATTTCCTAATGCGGAATCATCTTATATAGGCCATGAAAATATTGGTTTCAAAGGTTGCGACCCTTaatgaaacaatatattttcaaaagataTGATTGTTGCACTTACACTGGTTCATGCACCATTTGTATGGTTTCACTTCTGCATGATTTCATGAACAGTTGCCACCTTtccgattcaaaattcaaatcacggaCACTGAGCAAAATGTAACAACCGGCCGAAGGCCGGTCGTCGCCCGTCGGAGCCGCCTCATTAACGTCGCGAATAGCCCGGTCGCTCCGATGCAacgtctacaagccgccactagtgCCTCTACGCCCCCGGAGCCGGAGTCGGAGCCGGTGCCTCTACGCCCCCGCGAGTGGTTGTAGCATTGGGACAAGTggcataatgcttgggaccaccatATTTGTCAATGtgacactttatcctcttttgtccttttgttgagttaatggtattaactctttataaagactttgaaagtgagtgaatcttccaatgtgggactttattaaatgcatttattagcatttactcactttcatcattttgtcattttagaacatcACTTATAATAAATTACAAGAATTGCAATGATAAAAAATACGCGAAGAGAGCAATGTTTCATGGCTTGAATCATAAGATAATGAAAAAGAGAGATAACTCAGAAGAGAAAGCAATTTTTAGATCTGTTTTAAGAAGATATCTCAAAAGCGTTTAATAAAACACAAAACTAAATAGAGTGAGTAGAGTTTCCATTTGTGTCTAGTAAGACAAAAGGGGTGATAGTTATTTTTAATGGAAAGACAAAACTAAGTATTATTATTTACCAAATTAATGACACAtcacatcatatgcacacatgcacaTCATACatatgtataaatttttttaattcaacAAAAAATTACAATCTCTCTAATCCATTTATAAAAGACAATTGAATCAACAACAAATTGTATATTTAATTCATGTATTAAACCAAATGCATAAAAATTCAAatacatcaattttttttttttttggaaaaaagtaAATACATCAAGTGTTGTTGATTCTAATGTCCCTTCCAAAAATGTACTATACCAAATATTTTTTAATGGATTTAATGTTCAATAAAACTATTAATTAATTTCATCACTAACCATTTTTGACTAATTTGAGTTGCATTCTTCCTTCACTAACCATTTTTGACaccatttatttaattgttaggaatgattttctaattttttatttatttattcgtcATTGAGTGGGTTTGATTTCATCAATAATTCAATAAGGTAGTGTCATTCTTTGTCATTGTCATGAAATTACACAAGTCCTTTGTCAATGAGATGTATGTTATAATAACCATTAGATCAATAATCCATGAACGGCTGAGGTACTATTCCAATTCTTGTGTTTCTTCATAGACTCAAAAACTAAAGTTTCTAAAACAGTCATTCACTTAGTTTTGTTTTTTCATTAGAAATAACTATCACCCCTTTTGTCTTACTAGACACAAATGGAAACTCCACTCACTCTATCCACTCACTCTATTTAGTTGTGTTTTGTTAAACGTTTTGTATATCTTCTTAAAACAAATCTAAAAATTGCAATTGTGTGCTCATTTaaccttttgtttaattgatttcCATAACTACTATATTCCTGCTTGTCTCTATAAATAGTCCCTAACTATTTGTTGATTTTCATTGAAAAGTGAAAAGATGGCTACCCGTATCAACTAGGGGTGGCAATTGAATCCATTAAATTAAAATCCATCCAccaaaaaatccatccaatccaaccaccaaataaaaaaataacataatggatggattaaatCCATCCAATTATATACATGGatgaatccaatccatccaacacattttgataatccaatggattatttttattttatactttaaatggtttaaattattttttaataaaatatgaaaatacaaaaaatcgagtttcttcataaaattgaaaaaattgagttttttctgaaaaaatgaaaaaattgtgtttttacgaAAAACGGAAAAAAAAGTTAGTTTTTTCAAATAAACGAAAAATCGTGTTTTTTCGGAAAGACGAAAAATCGTAGTTTTTTTGGAAacacaaaaaaatcgagttttttcagaaaaacgaaaaaaaattgagttttttcccgaaaaacgaaaaaaaatcagGTTTTTCCGAAAACA
It contains:
- the LOC131627729 gene encoding uncharacterized protein LOC131627729, whose protein sequence is MATDASVSSIKIMNQDLVKLDRFDGTNFTCWQDKMTFLLTTLKIQYVLDPDLEEIPQPTANDTDEIKKERKKRKEDELLCRGHILNTLSDRLYDLYTDTASAKEIWKALEFKFKAEEEGTKKFLISKYFDFKMLDSKPILAQVHELQVLVNKIKAVKIDVPEAFQVGAIISKLPPSWKVYRKKLMHSSEDLSLEKLHKHLRIEEETKDREKTESAGFAKENTVAAKGKKKYDGTKNYLGPKKDFNRHNKPKTEVNVVHVNDDIIATVSEIMAIKGKVQGWWYDTCATVHVSYDKAAFKTYTKVNDGQEVKMGNEVRSRVVGTGSV